In the Candidatus Binataceae bacterium genome, CCACGGCTATGACACTCGCCACTTCGTCTCCTAGCGTCGTGAACTCCGGGTCACTCCCCACGTGACGCAGAATCTGTGGCGGCCGAGGGCTCTACGCTCTACACACGATAAGGTACAGCCGTGCTCAGAACCCATGGACACGCCTGGTGCAACGCCTGAGTTGGCAAGACATCAATCAGCTCCCCCTATCGAAACAATTAGCAATTGAGTCTGAATGCCCTCACATCGGGTTCCTATCTCAATGAACAAGTCCCGATCCAGTTCTTTTCGCCAACAAAGCCAATCTCTGCTCGTGGTTCATGGGCTCCCAAGGGACAAGTTTCTCAGCAAGCACATCTATTCTTCGACTGAGGGTCAAGGCGAAGAACAGTCCCATGAAATCCAGGTCGCGGAAAACCAGAGCCCCGGACTTTCTCATCCGGTCGCGAATTCGCTCGAAATGGACCGGCATTTCGGTCCAGTGTAAGCCAGCTCGGTGATGATGACAGAGGTGGTATCCTTCGTTCATGAAGTTGATCTCATCCAGAACGGTGGCAGTATGCGCAAAATAATCCTCGGGATGTTCTGGGTCATAGAAGGCGTGCTGGACCCATGCAATGATTGCCGTGATGAAGTTCATGCAGAGAAGAGGAACCAACACGAACAGCGCCCCGATTCTCCAATCGTAGATAACGACCGCCCCGAAGTAGACGTAGTACCTGGCTAAACCCCAGAACAGGCGTTTTCGGCTCTCTTCGTCGCCGCTCGCCTTAAAGTAAGCGTATGGGGCAATCCCTAAAACCGTCCAAATGTTGTTCGAGAGATACCACAGGAAATCTAGCCGACTCGTTCGATCGTAGCCTCTGGACTCGGCGGTATCATCGAGTCCCCCGTTCTCTCGATGGTGGAGACGAACATGAACAGTCCGGTCCAGTTCCGGAACGTTTCCGTACAAATATCCCAGAAAAAATTCAACGTAACGGCCTAAGAACTTACTATACTTCTCTGAGAAGTAGCCTTTAGGCCGGTGAGCCTCCAGGTGTTTGGCGCTGAACATTCTCGCAAACCGTTGGAACCTGAGACCGTAAAGGGAAACATAAAAGGCGATCGCGAGCAGCAGTCGAGGTTTTCCTAAAGCGAGTTGGATCAGGAAAACTGGCATAGCGCTGAGGCTAATGGAGACTATGAGGCGTAACGCGGGCGTGTCTCGAGCGTCCTGCAGAACTAGCTCCCCGAGCCGATCGAGTAACCGATCATAAGCCGCGGACAGACCTCGGTGCGCGTTGCGTAGCGGCCGAACCCTCGCGAGAACCACTGCCACGCGATAGCATCCGAAGGAAAGCACGGATACGAGCGATATG is a window encoding:
- a CDS encoding fatty acid desaturase; the protein is MPVFLIQLALGKPRLLLAIAFYVSLYGLRFQRFARMFSAKHLEAHRPKGYFSEKYSKFLGRYVEFFLGYLYGNVPELDRTVHVRLHHRENGGLDDTAESRGYDRTSRLDFLWYLSNNIWTVLGIAPYAYFKASGDEESRKRLFWGLARYYVYFGAVVIYDWRIGALFVLVPLLCMNFITAIIAWVQHAFYDPEHPEDYFAHTATVLDEINFMNEGYHLCHHHRAGLHWTEMPVHFERIRDRMRKSGALVFRDLDFMGLFFALTLSRRIDVLAEKLVPWEPMNHEQRLALLAKRTGSGLVH